The segment CACGTCGCCCTAGCGGTTCGGCATCAGCAGTGAAGAAGCACACCAAGACGCCTAAGCCGAGGTGGTTGACTGTGGTTAGTGTTGTTACTAAGAATTTATTGTTGGTGATTGTGTTAATTGGTTTAGTTCAGATGGTTCGTAGACTTGTGGGGAATTCCTATCAAACGAGCGACTCTGATGGTCTCGCTGTAATTTCTGGGGATTTCGATGGGAAATTCGCTGAAATGGAGTCGTTTGTTAAGAAAACTACGAAAATGATGCAAGTGCAAATTGATGTGATTGATCAAAAACTGGATACGGGGATTAGGAATGTGAGGGATGAATTGAGTGTGAAGATGGATGATAAAGTGGAGGAATTGCAGTTGAAGTTGAAGGAAGTGAGTGGCACAAGCGAAAATCTGGAGAAGTTGATGGGTGAATTTAGAGAGAAAAATTGGGTGTCCCGGGATGAGGTAGAAAATATGTTGGAGGAATACAGGAAGATGAAAGGTAGCAGTGAAGTTGATGATAAGAGTTTGGATGAGTTTCGAGTATATGCAAGGCAGATGGTGGAGAAAGAGATAGAGAAACATGCTGCAGATGGATTAGGGAGGGTGGATTATGCATTGTCCTCTGGAGGGGCTCGTGTTGTGAAGCACTCAGAGCCATTTATTACGAAGTCTGGTAGTGGTGATGTTTTTAGTTGGTTAACTAACCGAAATGCTGTTAGTAACAATGCTGACAAGATACTCACTCCCAGCTTTGGAGAACCTGGTCAGTGTTTTGCCCTTAAAGGGGATAGCGGGTTTGTCCAGATTCGGCTTCGAACAGCTATTATACCTGAAGCTGTTACCTTGGAACATGTTGCAAAGGTAACACTTTTTTCTATTGGATCATCTAATGATTCTAATATATCATGTTTGCCTTTGTTTGCTTGTTATGGTGCTGAAACTGATTGTTAAGTAGGGTGTGTTTATTTGAGCCTCACATGTATATGTGATTATGCATGCGACGAGTAACTTTTTATGTGATGATAAAGCTTTTGACGACTTCTAATGTTTGCCCAGGTGTATTAATGTGAGTCATTATGAGCACAATTAAGTTTGAGCTTGGCATTTTGATTTCAATTGAAATTGATCCATGGGAGTTACGAGTATCAGCATGAATTGATCCCTCTATGTATAGACAACATATTGGATGTAaattaagaatatcaaaaagaaaCATAAGTAGCTTATATAAATGTGTACAACTAAAATGTTTTTCCAGTTTCAATAGATCAAAAGTATTTTCCATCTAGGGCTGCCTATGATTTGTGTGCTTCACAGACTCACCTAGGGCTTCAATTAATGCATAAGTTTATGgacttaaaattttgaaagtgtAGGCTTGGGCTAGGCCAGGTGTATTCTCTTTCTTAGTAAGAGATTAACTAGCATAGCAAACCCATTCTCTGTTCATCTTTGTGCATTTAATGATGAGGGATATTCACAATTGATATGCTGCCTTGTCTTAGTAATGTGAGCTTTTTGTGGCCATTGCAATAGTGATGgtataatattaacaaaaaacaATTGTTGTCTGGAAAATTGATTGAATATAGGCGATAAAACTCATGTGAGCGACATTCATACTAATTAGTCTACTGGCACTATCATGTCTGCTCCAGATACCCATGTAATAGTTGAGACAACAACGACATACCAGTGACATGTAATAGTTGAGAGTCGTTCTTATTTATTCCTACTCTtctcttttacttttcttttttaatgaaGTAAGTAAATTCATCAAAGGCATCTAGAAGATGCATCAAATGTTATAAAAGAGTGATAAAATGGGATAGCTCCTGTTAAACACCAGGGAGTTAACACATTCCAGAAAATAGTCACAATTAGTTATCAGGGGTCTGGTCTAGCCAACAAAAATGATTAAGCAAATATTTTGCTCTAAGGATATGACTGGAGTTGAGATCGCACAGAACATTTTTGATTCTTCCATTCCAGATAAATCAAAAAATAGAAGTAGGCACCAtttgtcaatttttattttattttatgaacttTCTAACTCTCCATGAACTCAAATTCTCTTTTACTTCCTCATTTGCCTTCATTACATCTCTCTCTTAGGAGTTTACCTCTGTCTTTGCACACAAACTGAATAACTGCTCTAATGACTAATGCTGCTGATATCCTAGCATGAGGACATTATTGTTATTGATTGCTGAGAATTTCCTGGTTAGGTTCTTATCAGGTGAAGGGACCAAAACCACTCAGACCAAGATGTATTCGCTTGTTTGCTTATATTATATTTCATCGTTGTTTTTCTTTGCTTGCCGAACAGCTTCATCATTTGATCTCTTCCATCGGTTGAAGTGGACCTTATTTTTATGGCAGTTCCTACCTTTTTAACAATACTTGCTAGTCTATTTTGTTTGAATATTTTTCTGCCTTCAGTCCTTCACTATCTATTATTCAGTAGCATCACTATAAATATCACCTTTTGATTACATACTCCCCCCCTCCTTCCTCTCTTTTTTCCTTCCTTTTGTTGCTTTGAACTAGTAAATAACATCTATTTTCTCATTGTTAGAGTGCCTGGTAAGCCTTTTTTTTTAGCGAGCATTCATGGTTAAGTAATTGAATGCCATTTATTTAATATCCTTACATAGAGTATATGTGATCACATGCTTATATGTCACAAAACAGTACATGGGTTTGTACTGTTATATGCAGATGTCTCCTTATCCACCTGTTTCAGTCTATATTGAGTCTAAACATCAATTACTGATACAGTGTCATTGGAGTATTCTTGATTACACCAAAAGTATAACAATAAAATGTAGTTTAACTTGACTTAATGGACATCCTTTTCGATGCTCTCAAAACACCTAGAACTCATTTCTTTCCAAATAGTCCACCATATACTAGCAGGGATAATTCTCCATCTGTCTCTATCCTTTGCATTCACCCCCTGCTGCCTCCCAACTCTTCGAAGCCTCTGAGACCTTCCTGGGAATGGTGCAGGAGATGCCTTTGAGCTTCAAAAAAATCCTCCATAGTTGTTGGGTATACTTGCAGTGTAGGAATATATggttcactttctctaatgccTTCCCACAAAGAAAACAACTAGAGCATAAGGTTATCCCTCTTCTCTTCAAGTATCTTGAGTCAGAGCAGAGTTGCAACACTTTTTTAATGAGCACTAGGATTTATTTTGTTGATCATTCATCCAATAGAACATTTTCCAATTGTGCCCAAGATCTTTGTTCAAGTGGGGAAGGTTGAGGTATTTGTGATTTAGGTCACAGATTTGAGCCCCATTATCTGAATTAAGCTtgatatttaagtggagaaaaATAGAGACGTGTGCCTATAATGTTTCCTAATCACGAGGTCTGCTGTTGTTTCCAAGGGTTGGTCCTCGATGAGTTCCTCGgtcataaaaatcattttccaaTTGTATGAAACAAAAAGTATAATTTAGATGGATATGCTTAATGGCAGCAAGACTTGAGTTTTCAATAGTCCGTGTTGCAACCATTCTTATTTAAGTCAGGTTGTTCAGAGGTTAGGATGAAGGGCAGTGCTTCCTATGGAGTTATAATGCTGCCTTAGCTTTAGAATCTTGTATAAACTGCACCTTTATGCATTAGTTTGTGAACGATGAAGATGTTAGTTACATCAACCAAGGAAAATTCCATAGCAAGCTAGAGATTGAGGCCTTAAAGGATTATGGTAATGACTAATGTGTAATTTTTTCTGAATTGCTAATTTTATATATGGCATGTTGGACTTTCTGGGTTTTCAGTAACTACTTTTGCGATGCTTCACTCTTTGAGACTAGAGGTCTAGCATTTATGGCTGTGTTGTTTGGCTCTCAAAAAATGTTACTCATGTCGGATCTTCCAAAGGTACATTACTTTTGGAGGACTGACATGCTCCGgctgacatttttgaagagttcgaGCAACATAGCTATAAGGTGCACTTTCATACCTTGAGCAAGCTGTTAATGATTATATCCGTCGGGCATTGGGAAAAGATCATAAGCAAAAGGGTGGTGTGCTGTAACATGCATGTTGACCTTGCTTGAACAGCTGGAGGCCCTTAAATTACATTGGTAGAAGAGATATATTAGTAAATGTCCTAATGACTAATGTAGGATGAAACTGTATGAGAACTATACCATTTGGGAAGTGAATCACTTAACATGGTATGAAAACATTGAACCATTTGCGTCCACCGTATAGAAGTATGTATTGTAAGCATTATGCATAGCCTCCTACTCCCCCAAACCTAACACTTAAATTGAAAAACTCAACTGCAATGATTCATTTTACTTGATAAGAAAAGGTAAAATGGCAATAATGGATTCTGAGCTATGCCAATCTATGTTATCCTCTTGAGCTCTAGCCTTCAATCCTTGAATAAATTGAGTCATTAACATTATAAAGCCTAGATAGATACACTCTGACAAGTATATTATGGCAATACTTATCTTCCCCAGCATGACACGACTTATAGATTTGTTTACTCACTGTTAACAGTTCCGTTGTGATTAGGAACTCTATTCATACTACCATATACTTTCtgaaaattttttttgtgttgaatGATCTCTGGTGCATAAGCTGGCTCGGATATAACCTAGTTGAAAAGGATTTTTGGTTGTGTGTGGTTACATTTCTGTACCCAAGAAACTAACAACCCAGGATTTTTTGAACAGAGTGTTGCTTACGATAGATCCAGTGCTCCAAAGAACGGCAGGATATCAGGATGGCTCCATAATGAAAAGGGTACTGACCTAGCAGCTGATAGTGAGAAGATGTTTCTTTTGACGGAGTTCATGTATGATCTGGACAAGAGCAATGCACAGACTTTTGATGTTTTAGAGTCGGCAGGCTCTAATGTTGTCGACACAATCAGGTTTGATTTCACATCAAACCATGGGCAGCCACACACATGCATCTATAGATTGAGGGTACATGGCCGTGAACCAAGCTCCTTGGTAATGCAGTCTTGATggtaaaatgatttaaattattttgacatTCCTCTCCTTAACTATGTAGTGCTATTGTGTCTTTCTGGTAGAACCCAATCCTACATGTGAGTTATAATCTTTTGGCTAAGTGTGGATTTGAGATCCTTGCCCTCTGTGATTACCCTGCACCGAGTTGGGCTAGGTGTAAAAATGTCTTGTTTGTTTCAGCTGCTGAACTGCTgtaaaattgatgattttattccCTTCTAAATGAGATGTAAAGATGATGACTGTCCTGTAAAACTCCAgtttattattagttttatttttccacaatcttgtttcattttttaaataattaaggtatTTGACaaagttttaaagaaaaaaatagcaaAACTCCAGTTTATCTATGAATTTTGGCTGAAACTTTAGTCAAACACATATTGTTGATATATAATTAGCAAAGCTGCGACTAATCAGACATACACTACTACtcttcaaatataatttaacaCGAAGTCCAAAAACATGAATAAAGGCATACATATCTCTTAGAAACATAATTGTATCTCTTAGAAATATAATCGAGGCACATGAAAACGGACTACTCAACCACTATGACATGGTCTTCTCCTTTAGTATTTTGTATTGTCATAGGCACTGATTTCTTGCTACCATTTGTACTGAATACTTTGACAGTGAATGAAGAGTCCCTTTCATCATCATATATGAATATCAAGAAATATCCATTCTTTAGAGACTGATATTTTATGAAATCTTCCCATCCTTTTCCAATGAAAGTaacaactccatcttcactCTTTTCAATACATACATCCCAAACATTCCCACATAAGTCTTTAATTTTgcttctttctttcattttctccCCAAATTTTCTACTGAAGTCCTTTGGCAATACCTGTGTATAAACAAACTAGTGTTACTagactcttttttttctcaaaataattattagataGTTCTAAACAAGTATAGTGATGTAAGGGTGTGAAAATGAAAGTACaaataagaatataaatttaCAAAGGACATTTCACATTTATGTGATCCTTCACACTCCAATCAGGGGCATAGCTACATTAATCTATGCTGGTTTATCGGACACCATTTATTGAGATACTGTGTATACATAGGTTAAAAATAACTTTCAGAGATATTTACTAAAATTTTGAACACTATATTAACAAAATTTCTAGCTTTGCAACTACTCTAACGTGTCTTTATCTTCATCTCCCCCCTTAGCCCCACATCCACCACCTCACACCccgtaatatatatatatataagcagAGGCGTATCCTAGAGGGGGTTAACGTGAACCCATACTCCTCTCTTGAAATCATATataatagtattttattttttataaagtatttAAATATAGATGTGTGAATCCACACTTGAAGTATCGTATAATGTCTGTGCGATGATGATCGGGTGCACATCTCtaagaaaagttaaaaatttgagTCTTTTATTTGACAAAACAAGGTTAAACTGGAAAATTCATATCTTAAATTTATCTGTTCGTAATAGTATATccatttcatcaaaaatttgaTGGAGTGATAtttaatgcatatatatatatatctaggAAAAAGTGTAAATgttaagagtgtgtttggtatgaaagaaaacattttctggaaaaaGTATAactgtttttcaattttctcatgtttggttgggacaaaagttcgggaaaatattttccaaatcaactcatttttctcaaattaagaaaaaataacttctcttaaaaaattttgaaaaacattttccaaaacactCCTCtgatttcaaattacattttttaaaaaaaatattttcaatttaaaaattttattttttcaccctatCCCTGATCCCCCAACCCACCAGCCAGCACCCCCAACCCCACCCcataccaaaaaattaattttggtttattaaaaaaatttgaacttcaatttttcatttttaaactcctacctTCACCCTACCAGCTCCCCACCCACCCTCAACCccgaaaaaattaattttattttttaaaaatactatcaacttcaaattttattttttcatttctacCCCTCACCCACCCACTACCCCCACCCCATTCCactccaaaaatataataattttattttttaaaaaatattttcaattcataaatcaaatattaaaaattatttctgaaaaatattttctactcacaaatcaaacatgagaaaataagtccaaaatctacttatttttcacgaaaacattttctagaaaatcatttttcatgaaaaaaacattttcctccgtaccaaacacaccctaagagATGATGAGATAGAAAGTTACTAGTTGTTGAGAGCTCTGATCAGAAAGGAAGAGCTTGAAGAACTCTGGCGGCCGGCGGTTGACCGGTGAGGAAGTTCCGATGACGGcgacttttcctttttcttcattcttcCTGGGCCTTCCTACTTTCCGTTTCTCCATTCCCTCTGAATACTACTAACTTCAATTAGATTAtaaatgtaatatatatatatagcaaaagaaatataatttaatattaatatttactaTTCATCGCTTAATTTATTGATTACCGTATCACACCCTTGCTATAATTTAAACTGTAAGAAAATATTGTTGTGTGCGGAAGTGGGAAGGAGAAGAGAACTTAAAATGGTAAGTTTGAAATGTCCAAAGTACAAAGTTGAATAATTTGATTATTCAATAGTTGTAAACATACACTGAAAATGCACGAGCATCTCTCAATTTGTGTTTAAAATTTTAGAgcacacttatattatattaagattatattatcttctgaaataattttataagtaattttttatcctttttcgaTCTACAtaacactagtttgaaaaaaagtcAATTAGCATTGAACCCACAAGATAATGTCACCTAGgctaaaaagagataaaaaattacttaaaaataagttcaggaatAATAGGAACTTAGTATAGTATAtgtgtctctaagattttgAATATAGATTGAGGAACTACTGGTACATTATCCTAACCATATACTATGTGATTTCTCCGTAGAGTCTGCATGTGTTTGTGTatatacttattttagttttatttttttaatacttatcagatattttcaaaaatcaaaaactaatttaaatttaaacatctttttatttaatagtcaaattttaaataaacaaatataaattgatttattttttattaattaaattgataatgAACATGTATCAATCATTGGTGAAATTCATACTTTTATAAGATCAATAACTATAAAAAGTACATGAAATATGAGtattatttgtgtatttattttgtgaaatgataagtcttaaggactatttattttgttttaaaaaagacTATATAAATAGAAACGAAGAGAGTATAAAACTACTAATTTATcacattatacatatatttttcttcaagaaacaaaattaaattataaatatttatagtaaaaaGTATAATCCAACACaattttagttttgaaaatttcaaatatttttatgataaaaacaaCGACTAATTCAATCTTAATCGACTAGAAGAAAGTGTCCCAATAGCATATCAtttttaatagtaataattattttttttacttttataaaattatttataataagttTTAATAAATCACATACTCCATCTTTTATCTGCCaaaagtcaaaaataccctCACAAATCTCACTTTGACAGGGACAAAACTAGTAATCTACTTATTGGCATTTGgcaaagaaaagggaaaaaaataaataaaataaaaaatccacTAGTTTGGGTTTAGCTAGGGTTTTATGTAACTTGTCTTCTTTCTCCTCCATTGTTACAAAGCCTTAACGCTGCTAAAGCACTGCCTTTGTATAACGTGAATTCAAGATTgatttcaaaatcatatatttgGGGAATTTCTAAAAAACCCTTAAATTTATAGCTCGCAATTTGCAGGATTCAGAGTAAACTTGGAGTATTAGTAGATTATGGGTCGTTTCAAGAGTGTAAGTAGTTCTGCTTTTTCTATTCTATGTTTTTTCAGGATTGTAGTTTTCGATTTATCTAACTAGATTTTTAGTTGTTCCTTCACATTTTTCGTTGTTTTTGGGTTTTAAGAGAGATGTAATGAGCAGTTTAGAATATGGTGGTTTAAGTAATAAACTAGGTGTAAACAGAAAATTTATGGGTTTTTTTTATAGCAGCAACAATTATTTGTGACCCTTCTGCCTTGAAACAAAGATAGATGATTAGACTGAATGGAAGTTTTTAGCTACTTTTAGCTGTTGCTTGTAATATCCCTAACGGCTTATACATACAACAAGTAATGATAATCGATAACTATGattgaattaaatatttggtttttaagcttttttttcctattaaaaaagGGTTTAATCAACCGAgctgaaattttgaatattgttGTGAGGAAGACATTGTATGAATGGAACATGTCATACTTTGTTTATCTGCTTTTGGTTTTATTGAAAGCAAAGGAAAACAAAGTTACTCACGAGTCACGGCTGTAACCTTTTGGTCTTTTTTTGAACGGAAACAAGAAATGATGATCAACTGAACACTGATTTTGTAGAAGATAGATATGTGTTccatttttgtgattttttgtaAGCTTTGTGACAATTTATTGTGGTGGTGGTTGAGCTGAATTCTTGAATACTCATTTAATCAGAAAAACAGGAAGCCGTTTGTCAAGCAAATTGCGAAGAAGACGCCAACGGTCGACCATGTTACTGGAGACAAGATTCCAAAGAGTTTGGTGTTTTCAAGGGGGAAGATTTCTGGTCCTCTCAAACAGTTGCAAATGGACTTGCGAAAATTGATGCTTCCTTATACTGCTCTCAAGCTCAAGGTAAAGCCTTAACATAGTATGTTTATTCGTGCATTCGGGTGCTTATCTGGTTTTTGCTCGACAGTCTTGACTTTTACTAATTCTTTTACTATCTAAAGTTTTTAATACGATTTGGACCTCtttgtatgaatattttttcaagCTTCTTCTAAATTGGGACTCGATCCATACGCCTAACAGACTAACATTTTATGAATACACGAAGCCCACTCTTGCAAAGAAACAGTACAAATCATCTTATCTGTAATGAAGTACAGAACCTCATAAACTGAGAAAATTAACCCTATGAAAAGTTCTATAACTGCTCCTACGTTTgctaaaataaccaaaaaaaaaaaaacagttgcTAAGATGCAAACTGATAAATGTAATCCTCAAAAGTTacctatttcaaaaaaaaaatgtaatccTCAAAAGTTacctatttcaaaaaaaaaaaatgtaatccTCAAAAGTTAcctgtttcaaaaaaaaaaatgtaatccTCAAATACTGGAGTGAGACAACAGAAATGGAGCATGTCATTTTCTTTGTCCCTTCAGTATTGCATGGTTTAATGCTTACAGCTACAAAtctaaagaaaaggaaaaggaacaaaaattaattgatgTTTGTAAAGAGTGAGAACGGGTTAGACGTCTTTTTCTGCACTGTGACCTGTGATTTTTCGAAGAGATGATTTCTCTTCAATGCCTTTGGACCTTGCGGAGAGAGTCAAGTAGGAGCTTGTTTAATTTGGAAAGgtgaaagggggggggggttgttaCTTGTACAATGTATTAGCTTTTTTCCGTTTAACTTGTGGACTAGACATTATGCCTGTTATTCTTCTGGCTGCTGAACTCCTGTTATTTGAAAGACAAGCAgaaatgattaattaaaatgGCACGTTTATTGGTAGAACAGATCTTTTCAGTACTTCTGGCTTCTTTTTGTTTCCTCAACTTATGAGCTCTGTAGCTTTTTTCAACAATACCTGATTTTATCTTGTGATATAAGCTACAAACATGAATATATTTATCTGTACCTATGTGTTTTTGTATATTACAATATACATCTGTTGTCTGtatttttcatatcttttgaCCAAATAATGTTTCCTCAATTTAATTTCAGGAATCAAAACGAAATAAACTCAAAGATTTCGTGAGTCTTGCTAATGGTATGATGGTCACACATTTCCTCATATTGTCTAAAACAGACTCTGCAGCATACTTGAAGGTTGCCAAAATGAAGCACGGTCCAACTTTAACgtttaaaatacataaatattcgTTGGCTGCTGACATTGCTCAATCTCAACTCCGTCCAAGATGCCCTCCGGATCTTTTCAAAAACCCACCGTTGGTAATCTTTTCTGCTGAATCTTAGATGACTACTTCACACCTCCCGACATGTAGATGTACCTACGAAAACATGCTCATGTTGCCATTTTATAAAGTTGGTTGTCTTGTATTAGCATTATTGTTTTTTCTCTATCTGGTCAGCTGAGCTCCAGAATTATGCTTGCAGATTGTGCTATCTGGTTTTGGTACAGGGGAAGAACACCTAAAGCTCACTACGTTTATATTCCAGAACATTTTTCCTGCCATTGACATAAATACAGTGAGTGAGAACCATACCTAAATTTGTATTCTAGCCACAGTTTGTTTTCACCAGCTGTAAATGGAAACTTGTTATATATTGCAGGTCAAGCTGTCTTCATGCCAAAGGATTGTAttacttaattatgataaagaAACAAAGCTTATTGATTTCCGACACTACTCTATCAGATTACAGCCAGTGGGTGTTTCTCGCCGAATCAGGAAATTTGTGCAAAACCATCAAGTGCCTGATCTAAGAAGTCTTCAAGATGTTAGTGACTTTGTAACCAAGTACGTTTCAATGTCTCTCAGTGCTGCTATGGATTTTTGATTGCATTCGATGCAATTATAGTTTTCCTTCATTAATCTGGTTGACTTacaatcatttttttcatagtGAATTAGATCTTTCTATTTCTTATCAGCTGAGGAGCTGGTCTAGAGTTAGTATAGCTATCTGCATTTGTTGTCCTTCTGGAATCAGGTTGTGTGGAACTGAGATCATTGAATTACTGCAGAGATTCTATTCTTACTTCTCCCCTATTCCCGAACTGCTACTACCTTTCCAAACCCTCTTACTATTTGGATTGTTAGCCCTTTACAAGAATTCTGTACCACCGTTGCTGTATCAAATCCCAAAACCCATGTTCTATTCTATCTCCCATCTGCTACTCACTCCCCTCTTCCTTGCACACATATccatttccattacttttataTAAGTGATGATAATAAGCATGCAGCACAGGGTCAATAGAGTTACCTGACAAGATGACCCTTTTATTATCTCAGAACATTTCCTTTGGTTAAGGATGTGCCGCGGTACTAGAGAGGAAGATGTAACTGAAGTAGATGGGGGTTATATATTTCCATTTATAGGCTATTATGGCTCTTGCTTTGCTTTGCTTTAGTTTGTCTTGGCAATTCTGCAAATACCATTTTCAGTCACTATGGGAAAAGTAAGCTGCTAGGGTGATGTAGTCCTGCTACTGTTGTGCTTCTCTTAATTTTTGTCTCTCTCTGCTTTGTCAATGAAGAGCTGGTTATGGATCTGAAAGTGAAGGGGATGATGAGGCAGCAACCGTAAATCTGTCATCTGATATTGGAAGAGTTAATCGAGCTTCTACGAAAAGTGCTGTCAAACTTCAAGAGATTGGACCTAGAATGACTCTTCAACTTGTCAAGATTGAAGAGGGCCTGTGTACTGGTGGACTCCTTTACAATGAATCCGGTAATTTTCTCTATAGCCTCTTTTTCTTACATGAAGCAAAAGACACTCCTTTTATTTTACTGGGTTACTTGGAGGTGGGCAGATAGTATGAAGCAGGGAAATATGGGCGTTGCTACGAAGGATATGG is part of the Solanum lycopersicum chromosome 1, SLM_r2.1 genome and harbors:
- the LOC101248617 gene encoding SUN domain-containing protein 1; translated protein: MSASTVSISANPATASTRRRAVEKKQPTALDLADSNLATATAAAAAAAAAAADPISTPNVSYRSDSRDAIQVVKKTLPHTNVPTSSTRRPSGSASAVKKHTKTPKPRWLTVVSVVTKNLLLVIVLIGLVQMVRRLVGNSYQTSDSDGLAVISGDFDGKFAEMESFVKKTTKMMQVQIDVIDQKLDTGIRNVRDELSVKMDDKVEELQLKLKEVSGTSENLEKLMGEFREKNWVSRDEVENMLEEYRKMKGSSEVDDKSLDEFRVYARQMVEKEIEKHAADGLGRVDYALSSGGARVVKHSEPFITKSGSGDVFSWLTNRNAVSNNADKILTPSFGEPGQCFALKGDSGFVQIRLRTAIIPEAVTLEHVAKSVAYDRSSAPKNGRISGWLHNEKGTDLAADSEKMFLLTEFMYDLDKSNAQTFDVLESAGSNVVDTIRFDFTSNHGQPHTCIYRLRVHGREPSSLVMQS
- the LOC101249211 gene encoding peter Pan-like protein; amino-acid sequence: MGRFKSKNRKPFVKQIAKKTPTVDHVTGDKIPKSLVFSRGKISGPLKQLQMDLRKLMLPYTALKLKESKRNKLKDFVSLANGMMVTHFLILSKTDSAAYLKVAKMKHGPTLTFKIHKYSLAADIAQSQLRPRCPPDLFKNPPLIVLSGFGTGEEHLKLTTFIFQNIFPAIDINTVKLSSCQRIVLLNYDKETKLIDFRHYSIRLQPVGVSRRIRKFVQNHQVPDLRSLQDVSDFVTKAGYGSESEGDDEAATVNLSSDIGRVNRASTKSAVKLQEIGPRMTLQLVKIEEGLCTGGLLYNESGNVDAKKLENEEENEQESDEEMDTDDEEELEIEDEEEQEIEEED